AGGTGGCGATGGCCTGGTAAATGATGCTCTCCAGTGCGCTGATATCAATGTTCGAGGCGCTGTTACCGGCCAGTGCCGGCAGGCCGTAGTTGACCACCGAAGTGCCGGCCGGGGTGTTGAGGGTGGCGGCCGCATCGAGCAGTGAAGTGGTGTTGAGCAGCCAGGTGAGGTCGCGCAGTACCGAGGCCTTGAGCTGGCTCAGCGAAAGCACGCGCTTGTCGTTGGCTTCTTGCAGGTTGCCGGGCTCGTCGTCGGTCAGACGATCGAGCAGCGAAGGCTGCAGACGGTCACGTGCAGCGATTTCGGCTACCAAGGGGCGGCTCCGGTGGTGATATGCGTGAGTGCGTTATCCCTATCGCGGGGCAAGCCCGCTCCTACAGGGTGGGAGCGGGTTTGCCCCGCGAAGAGGGCGAAACGCATCAGATCTTGACGTTCTGGCGCACGTTCCAGCCGTACTTGACCGGGCCGCCGTCTTTGGTGCCGTCAGCTTTCTGCGGCTGGTAATCGACCGTGACTTTGCCGAAGTTCAGGGTGACGTTTTCGGTCAGGCGGTCATCGCCGCCCGAGCCACCGGTGCTCAGCGAGCTGATCAGCACTTCTTCGAGGTTGATGATCAGGTACTCGACCTGGCTCTCGCCACCGGCCTTGCGCACGGTCAGCTTGACCTTGTCGATGTGCTTGCCGCTGGAGCAGTGCATCATCAGGTTGGGGCTGGATTTGTCGACGTACTTGGTCAGCGACAGGTCCTGGATGTTGACCTTGCCGGCGCCGCCGCCACCACCCATGTGCATGTTGCCGGACTGGGCCATGCCCCAGCTCCAGTTCAGCACATCGATTTCGTCCTTGTGGGCCTTGTCCATGGACTCGCCCTTGATGTCGCCAATCTTGATGAAAATATCAACTGCCATGTTGTCTCCAGAGTGTGGCATCTACCACATTATTTTTTCAGTGCACGCCCCGCAGCACGGGGCGTTCTAGCGAGCCTGGGCTCAGGCGCCCTTGGCCGACGGCAACTTCGATACCAGGCGCAGCGACACAGTCAGCCCTTCGAGCTGGTAGTGCGGGCGCAGGTAGAAACGCGAGTTGTAGTAACCCGGGTTGCCTTCGACTTCTTCGACCACCACTTCGGCAGCTGCCAGTGGGTGCTGGGCCTTGGTGGTTTCGGTGGAGTGGGCCGGATCGCCATCGACGTAGTTGAGGATCCAGTCCTGCAGCCAGCGCTGCATCTCGTCCTTCTCTTTGAACGAGCCGATCTTGTCGCGCACGATGCACTTCAGGTAGTGAGCGAAGCGGCAGGTGGCGAACAGGTACGGCAGGCGCGCGGCCAGGTTGGCGTTGGCGGTGGCGTCCGGGTCGTCGTACTCGGCAGGTTTTTGCAGCGACTGGGCGCCAATGAAGGCGGCGAAGTCGGTGTTCTTCTTGTGCAACAGCGGCATGAAACCGTTCTTCGCCAGTTCCGCTTCACGGCGGTCGGAGATGGCGATTTCAGTCGGGCACTTCATGTCCACGCCACCGTCATCGGTAGGGAAGGTGTGCGCCGGCAGGTTCTGCACTTCGCCACCGGACTCGACGCCGCGAATCCGCGAGCACCAGCCGTAGTACTTGAACGAGCGGTTGATGTTCACCGCCATCGCGTAGGCGGCGTTGGCCCAGGTGTACTTGGCGCTGTCGGCGCCATCGGTGTCTTCTTCGAAGGCGAAGGCTTCTACCGGGTCGGTCTTGGCGCCATACGGCAGGCGCGCCAGGAAGCGCGGCATGGTCAGGCCGATGTAGCGCGAGTCTTCCGATTCACGCAGCGAGCGCCAGCCGGCGTACTCGGGGGTGGTGAAGATTTTGGTCAGGTCGCGCGGGTTCGACAGCTCCTGCCACGAGCCCATGCCCATCACGGTCGGCGAGGCCGCAGCGATGAACGGCGAGTGCATGGCGGCACACACCTTGGACAGCTCGCCGAGCAGCTCGACGTCCGGTGGCGACTGGTCGAAGTAGTAGTCGCCGACCAGGCAACCATACGGCTCGCCGCCGAACTGGCCGTACTCTTCTTCGTACATCTTCTTGAACAGCGGGCTCTGGTCCCAGGCCGTGCCCTTGAATTTCTTCAGGGTCTTGTGCAGGTCGGGCTTGGAGATGTTGAGCACGCGGATTTTCAGCTGCTCGTCGCTCTCGGTGTTGTTGACCAGGTAGTGCAGGCCCCGCCAGGCGCTTTCCAGCTTCTGGAACTCGGGGTGGTGGATCACCTGGTTGACCTGGGCGGTGAGCTTGGCGTCGATGGCGGCAATGATCGATTCGATCGACTTGATCGCGTCATTGGACACCAGGTCGGTTTGCGCCAGGGCCTGTTCGGCCAGGGTGCGCACCGCAGTTTCGACGGCCTCGCGGGCGCGCTCGGTCTTGGGTTTGAATTCTTGCAGCAGCAGCGAAGCGAACTCGCTGGCTTGCTCGGTGGCCGCTGGCTGGGCCTGGGTATCACGCATCGGATCGGTCATGAGGCTTTGTCCTGATTAAGCGTTCGGCTCGGCATCCTGGGGCTTTGGCGCGCTGGCCAAGGCCTGGAGCAGGGCCGGATCCTTGATGGCTTTCATGATGATTTCTTCGGCGCCGGTCTTGCCGTCCATGTAGGTCAGCAGGTTGGCCAGCTGGGTCCGCGCTTCGAGCAGCTGGTTCAGCGAATCGACCTTGCGCGCCACGGCGGCAGGGCTGAAGTCGTCCATGCTCTCGAAGGTGATATCCAGGCTCAGGTTGCCTTCGCCGGTCAGCTCGTTGGGTACGTGGAACGCCACCCGTGGCTGCATGGCCTTGAGGCGCGAGTCGAAGTTGTCGACGTCGATTTCCAGGAACTTGCGCTCGGCGACCGGGGCCAGCGGCTCGGCAGGCTTGCCCGCGAGGTCGGCCATGACGCCCATGACGAAAGGCAGCTGGACCTTTTTTTCGGCGCCGTAGAGCTCGACGTCATACTCGATCTGCACCCGCGGCGCGCGATTGCGCGCAATGAATTTCTGAGAACTGGGGTTCGCCACGTTGTTCCTCCTGGTCGCAGGTGCGACGGTATTGGCGTCATCGATCGTTGCCGGTAACGGTGTTGCGTATGTGCGTTGGGTCAGGCCCGCAGGCCTCAGTCAGCTTCGGGTCCGCGCAGGGTTTCGAACTGCGACAGCCCATCGGGGATCAAGTCGCGGACGATCGCGGCAAAATCGGCGTTGACCAGATTTTTCGCGCGGTTGAGCAGCACCGGCAGCGGGCTCGAGGGCTCGTGGCGGGCGTAGTACTTGAGAATTCGGTCAAGGCTGCGCAGCACTTCGTCGCGGCTGGCGATATCGGCCGAAGCGCGGGCGATGGCGGGCGCGGGGGCGGCCTCGGCAACCGGCGTCGAGCTGTTGGCAGCGCTGCTGATTTCGCTGGCGTCGTTGGCGGCCTGCTCGCTGGCCGGCGCATGTTCGGCAAGAATCTGTGCGGCCTGGCGCAGTGGCTGCTTGAGCGCGCTCAGATCAACTCCGCTGGCCGATCCGACCTGCTCGTTGACGTATTGCTCGATTGCCTCGGCGGCCTCGCGGGCTTGCTGTAGCGCCTCGCGGGTGGCCTGCAGTTGCTCGCCATCGCTGTCGCGCAGGGCGCCGCCGAGTTCGTCGGCGTTGAGCGTCTCGCTGGCAAAGTGCTGCAAACCGCTGGCGTGCAGGGCTGCGCGCAGGCTGACCGGGCCGAAGGCGCGGGAGCGGGTCAGCAGGCTTTCGCGCAGCAGGGCGATGTTGGTCTCGCAGACCAGACCGGCGAGGGCGTTGATACGCACTGTCGGGTCGTTGTCGTCATCGGCGTCGAGCTGCGGATGGACCTGCGGCCAGTACTGGCGCAACAGCTCGTTGATCAGTTGCAGAGTGTTGGCCAGGCCGGCAATGCCGTGCAGGGCGAGGGCACTTTGCAAGAGGAAATGAGTGACGCGAAGGTCTTTGCTGCGTTGCAGCAGGGCGGTGCAGGACTGTTCGATCTGCCGCCACTGCGGAGCTTCGGCAGGCTGGATGGCATCGCCCATGACACGCTCGGGCCGGCCTTGGGCATCACGCTCCAATTGCAGGAAGTCCGGGTCGTATTCAAGGTCGTCGCCGCAAGGAAAGTTTTCCGAAACGGCAGCGAGCAAATGCGCTGAGTTCACCAGATATCGATCTCCGTATCGTCCCGTGGTGGGGGTGGCTAATGTGTGCTAGTTGGTTTTGTGACATAGCGCACATAATTTGCTGAGTTGTCCTTAGTTGATATCAAAGTGATATCACGCCTGTTCAGCAAGTTGCGCATTTTTGGTTTATTTCCAATTGGCTGTCAAGGTAAGCTAGCGGCCCATCGTGACCTGCATACTGGGCCGTACAGGTTTATTGACTTGTTGGTCAGGGTAGCGGTGGATGTCATTTGAAACTGATAAACATCAGCGAAAAGTGAACGAAATTCGGACATTCAGTAGACTTTTTCAGGGATTGGAAGCGAATCGTGGCAAGTGTGGCAGGCCTCCAGCGGGCCCACAGGCGATTCGGGATGTTGCTAAGGAGGCGTGATGTCGCTGAGTCTTACTATTACCAGTTATCACAAGATTACCCCTGGCCAATGTCCTGAAAAGTTCATCGAGTCAGGTGCCATCAGTATTGGTCGCGGCCCCGATAATGATTGGGTGCTGCCCGATCCGGAGCGTCTGGTTTCTTCGCAACATTGTGTAATTCAATATAAAGACGGCCGTTATTACCTGACCGATAACAGCACTAATGGTGTCGAATTAATTCACGCCGGTATTCGCTTGCGTCGCGGTAACAGTGAGCCGTTGATGGATGGCGAAGTCATCCGTATCGGCGAGTACGAAATCCAGGCACGGATCGATTCAAGCTTCAAGATTGCCGATGGCAACCCGCACGGTGCTGACGCCGCCAATAGCTTCGAGGCGCTGATGGCCAACCAGGCCGGTGCCGCTGCGACCCCCCAAAATGCTGTTGCGCCAGCGTTGATCCAGGGCGCGTCGAGCAATGCCACCTTGCCGGACCTGTTCGATTTTCTTGCACCGGCGAGCATTGCGCCGGTGACCCGCGCCGATCACGTGCCTGCCCAGCAGCATGATTTTCGCCCGCCAACGCCCGTAGCGTCGACGCCTGAGCCGGTACCGGCAAGCCCTGGAGTGATTCCCGAAGACTGGGACCTGTTCGCCGAACCGGTGCCGGCGGCGCCCGCGCCTGTCGTTGTAGCTGTCGAACCAGCCATGCCCGCACCCATGCCCGCGCCTGTCGAGGCCTCGGCGCAGGCTGGCGACTCCAGTGTGCTGGCCCAGGCGTTCCTGCGCGGTGCGGGCCTTGAACATCTGCGTATCGACAGCGCCCAGGTCGAGGCGCAGATGGAAGCCCTTGGCCGCAGTTATCGCTTGATGGTCGAGGGCCTGATCGATGTGTTACGTGCGCGCAGCAGCCTCAAGGGCGAGTTCCGCATGCAGCAGACGATGATCCGCCCGGCAGAAAACAACCCGCTCAAGTTCGCGCCCAATGCCGATGAAGCGCTGCTGTTGCTGCTGCGCCATGGCAACCACGCGTTCATGGCGCCGGACCAGGCGGTACGCGACAGTTTCGACGACTTGCGCGCGCATCAGCTGGCAGTGATGGCCGGTGTTGAAGCGGCGATCAAGCACCTGCTCGGGCGCTTCGAGCCGGCGCAGCTGGAATCGCGGCTCGGCGAACCGGCAGGGCTGTCGAAGCTGTTCGCAGGTTCGCGCCAGGCGCAGTACTGGCAGCAGTTCACCGAGCTGTACAGCAAGATTTCCCGGGAAGCCGAAGACGACTTCCAGGACCTGTTCGGGCGCGAATTCAGTCGCGCCTACGAGGAGCACAGCGCGCGTCTGCAGCGCTCCTGAAACAAACGGAAAGTGCCACGTCATTGAGGACGCAGGATGATTCGAACAATGCTGATGGCAGCGGTAACCACACTGCTGCTCAGTGGTTGTAGCAAGGATGAAGTCGCAGCACCGGTCCAGCCCGAGGTGGCGGGGCCTACCAGCGTCACCTTGTATTTCAGTGCCGCCGCCGGGCTCAACCCGGGCGCCAACGGCCAGGCCGCGCCTGTGCGCGTGCGCATTCTCGAACTGAAGAACAGCGCAGGTTTCAGCCGCGCCGATTATTTTGCCCTGGCCGAACGCGGCCCGGCGACCCTGGGCGCCGACCTGCTAGATCAGGACGAAGTGCTGGTGCAGCCCGGTGAGCAAGTGCGCATCGACCGGCCGTTGAACCCGCTGACGCGCCAGATCGGCCTGGTGGTCGGCTACCGCGAAATCGACCAGGCGCAATGGCGCAGCCTGCTGCCAGTGCCGCCGCTGGACTACCAGATCAGCCTCGATGTTCGCGCTGTGCGCAGCGTTGCCCATACCTCCCCAACCAGCACCGCCCAATAGGCGATCGGAGAAGCCATGTCCTGGAACAATCGTGTGGTCTGGTCGGAAGGCATGTTCCTCGGAACCCAGCACTTTCAACAACATGACCGTTATCTCGAGAACCTTATCGATGCCCGCAGCCGGCCGCTGTCGGCGGGCGCCTGGGGCTTCTCCGAGCTGCTGGTCGACCAGGGCCTGCTGGCCCAGGGCAAGCTGGCCATCGTTTCTGCCCGCGGGCTGCTGCCCGATGGCACGCCGTTCAACATCCCCCACGATGACCTGGCGCCCAGCCCGCTGAACATCGACGACAACCTGCGTGATGGCCTGGTGTACCTGGCCTTGCCGCTCAAGCGCGCCGGTGCCCGCGATACCGTGGACGAAGGCGAAGCCGCAGGTGGCGCGCGTTATGTCAGCCGGGTGGCCGAAGTGCGTGACGACAACGCGCCGTTCGAGAACCGCGCCCCGGTCGCCCTTGGCTCCCGTGCGCTGCGCTTGATCACCGCCGAAGAAGGCCTGAGCGACTATGCCGCGCTGGGCCTGGTACGTATCAAGGAAAAACGCGCTGACCGCGCCCTGGTGCTGGATGACAGCTATATCGCGCCGGTGCTGGATGTATCGG
This portion of the Pseudomonas sp. SORT22 genome encodes:
- the tssE gene encoding type VI secretion system baseplate subunit TssE — its product is MVAEIAARDRLQPSLLDRLTDDEPGNLQEANDKRVLSLSQLKASVLRDLTWLLNTTSLLDAAATLNTPAGTSVVNYGLPALAGNSASNIDISALESIIYQAIATFEPRILRSSLRVRAQVAPGEMNNNALSFEIEGDLWAQPAALPLLLRTGLDLESGHVRVAPAERRRRP
- a CDS encoding type VI secretion system tube protein Hcp, with translation MAVDIFIKIGDIKGESMDKAHKDEIDVLNWSWGMAQSGNMHMGGGGGAGKVNIQDLSLTKYVDKSSPNLMMHCSSGKHIDKVKLTVRKAGGESQVEYLIINLEEVLISSLSTGGSGGDDRLTENVTLNFGKVTVDYQPQKADGTKDGGPVKYGWNVRQNVKI
- the tssC gene encoding type VI secretion system contractile sheath large subunit, with protein sequence MTDPMRDTQAQPAATEQASEFASLLLQEFKPKTERAREAVETAVRTLAEQALAQTDLVSNDAIKSIESIIAAIDAKLTAQVNQVIHHPEFQKLESAWRGLHYLVNNTESDEQLKIRVLNISKPDLHKTLKKFKGTAWDQSPLFKKMYEEEYGQFGGEPYGCLVGDYYFDQSPPDVELLGELSKVCAAMHSPFIAAASPTVMGMGSWQELSNPRDLTKIFTTPEYAGWRSLRESEDSRYIGLTMPRFLARLPYGAKTDPVEAFAFEEDTDGADSAKYTWANAAYAMAVNINRSFKYYGWCSRIRGVESGGEVQNLPAHTFPTDDGGVDMKCPTEIAISDRREAELAKNGFMPLLHKKNTDFAAFIGAQSLQKPAEYDDPDATANANLAARLPYLFATCRFAHYLKCIVRDKIGSFKEKDEMQRWLQDWILNYVDGDPAHSTETTKAQHPLAAAEVVVEEVEGNPGYYNSRFYLRPHYQLEGLTVSLRLVSKLPSAKGA
- the tssB gene encoding type VI secretion system contractile sheath small subunit; its protein translation is MANPSSQKFIARNRAPRVQIEYDVELYGAEKKVQLPFVMGVMADLAGKPAEPLAPVAERKFLEIDVDNFDSRLKAMQPRVAFHVPNELTGEGNLSLDITFESMDDFSPAAVARKVDSLNQLLEARTQLANLLTYMDGKTGAEEIIMKAIKDPALLQALASAPKPQDAEPNA
- the tssA gene encoding type VI secretion system protein TssA — encoded protein: MNSAHLLAAVSENFPCGDDLEYDPDFLQLERDAQGRPERVMGDAIQPAEAPQWRQIEQSCTALLQRSKDLRVTHFLLQSALALHGIAGLANTLQLINELLRQYWPQVHPQLDADDDNDPTVRINALAGLVCETNIALLRESLLTRSRAFGPVSLRAALHASGLQHFASETLNADELGGALRDSDGEQLQATREALQQAREAAEAIEQYVNEQVGSASGVDLSALKQPLRQAAQILAEHAPASEQAANDASEISSAANSSTPVAEAAPAPAIARASADIASRDEVLRSLDRILKYYARHEPSSPLPVLLNRAKNLVNADFAAIVRDLIPDGLSQFETLRGPEAD
- the tagH gene encoding type VI secretion system-associated FHA domain protein TagH translates to MSLSLTITSYHKITPGQCPEKFIESGAISIGRGPDNDWVLPDPERLVSSQHCVIQYKDGRYYLTDNSTNGVELIHAGIRLRRGNSEPLMDGEVIRIGEYEIQARIDSSFKIADGNPHGADAANSFEALMANQAGAAATPQNAVAPALIQGASSNATLPDLFDFLAPASIAPVTRADHVPAQQHDFRPPTPVASTPEPVPASPGVIPEDWDLFAEPVPAAPAPVVVAVEPAMPAPMPAPVEASAQAGDSSVLAQAFLRGAGLEHLRIDSAQVEAQMEALGRSYRLMVEGLIDVLRARSSLKGEFRMQQTMIRPAENNPLKFAPNADEALLLLLRHGNHAFMAPDQAVRDSFDDLRAHQLAVMAGVEAAIKHLLGRFEPAQLESRLGEPAGLSKLFAGSRQAQYWQQFTELYSKISREAEDDFQDLFGREFSRAYEEHSARLQRS
- the tssJ gene encoding type VI secretion system lipoprotein TssJ, producing the protein MIRTMLMAAVTTLLLSGCSKDEVAAPVQPEVAGPTSVTLYFSAAAGLNPGANGQAAPVRVRILELKNSAGFSRADYFALAERGPATLGADLLDQDEVLVQPGEQVRIDRPLNPLTRQIGLVVGYREIDQAQWRSLLPVPPLDYQISLDVRAVRSVAHTSPTSTAQ